A region of Bombyx mori chromosome 13, ASM3026992v2 DNA encodes the following proteins:
- the LOC101743226 gene encoding lipase member H-B, translating to MRVAFLLLCLCEIYLGALDTGYPDGLMANCPGMNKSTIISEKTKRTLSLVIAYPSDNVFGYSETRCKLSAKGAACAAKYFDFKKRKTQIIVSGYMDTTFSPLARSIITMYINLGRNVAMLDTFPILLRPYPIAARVTKPLGELLGEFLAALNLHGLSHKHLEIVGGSLGAHIGYYASVKYYELTSRKPARLTGLDPAGPCYRNMNPKDRFNAEGAVKVDALHTNIDGFGIADSIAQIDFYANGGEFQPALAGDFIMPCFQLCSHVRAAMYWILAYTNPDKFLAVRCDSVADVRHGDCYDGNITSNVLGPRTEFNEPGIYYLPTKEVSPYYLGNEGLKKSMYGVNAYLLKPAPDIDMII from the exons ATGAGGGTAGCCTTTCTATTGTTGTGTTTATGCGAGATTTACCTCGGTGCGTTGGACACCGGATATCCGGATGGGTTAATGGCTAATT GTCCAGGAATGAATAAGAGTACAATAATCTCTGAAAAAACGAAACGAACGCTGTCGTTGGTTATTGCATATCCTTCGGACAACGTGTTCGGTTATTCAGAGACAAGATGCAAGCTGTCCGCGAAAGGAGCCGCGTGCGCCGCAAAATACTtcgacttcaaaaaaagaaaaacccaG ATTATAGTAAGTGGTTACATGGATACAACATTTTCGCCTTTAGCGCGATCAATAATAACAATGTACATCAACCTCGGAAGAAATGTTGCCATGCTGGATACCTTCCCCATACTCCTCCGGCCTTATCCAAT AGCAGCTCGAGTTACAAAACCACTCGGCGAACTATTGGGAGAGTTTTTGGCTGCTTTGAACCTTCATGGTCTGTCACATAAACACCTAGAAATCGTTGGAGGCAGCTTGGGTGCTCACATTGGATACTACGCCTCCGTAAAATATTACGAGCTCACATCACGGAAGCCTGCGAGACTGACTG GGTTAGATCCGGCAGGCCCGTGCTACCGTAACATGAATCCAAAGGATCGCTTCAACGCGGAAGGAGCCGTCAAAGTGGACGCATTGCATACTAATATCGACGGATTCGGCATCGCCGATTCAATCGCACAAATAGATTTTTATGCTAACGGCG GTGAATTCCAGCCCGCTCTGGCTGGCGACTTCATCATGCCTTGCTTCCAGCTATGCAGTCACGTCCGGGCCGCCATGTACTGGATCCTGGCCTACACGAACCCCGACAAGTTTCTGGCGGTCCGCTGCGATTCCGTCGCTGACGTCAGACACGGAGACTGCTACGACGGAAACATAACTAGCAACGTCTTAGGACCGAGAACCGAGTTCAATGAACCTGGAATCTACTACCTTCCTACTAAAGAGGTCAGCCCTTATTACCTTGGAAACGAAGGCCTGAAGAAATCAATGTACGGCGTTAACGCTTACCTCTTAAAGCCGGCTCCAGACATAGACATGATTATATGA